The genomic stretch CGGCGGCGCTCGTCCTGGGTATAAGCGGTGAACTCCTGCAGGAGCACAGAGAAAATCGCCGGGTCATCGACAAAGTCGCTCAACAGGCGTTGCACCACCTGCTCGATACGCAGATACAGGCTGTCACGCTGATAGTCATCACGCTTGCCCCAGCCCATGGCGGCGGTCCCGATTTCATTGAGCAAGCGCCGCGCCGGGTGGCTGGCACGGCTGAAAAAACTCTTGTCCAGCACCGCTACTTTCAGCATGGGAATCTGCAGGCGCGCAATCAAGGCCTTGAGGGAGTCGGGCAAGGTGCGGTCGTCGAGGATGAACTCAAACAACATGGCGATCAGGTTGATCACATCCTCATCGGCATCTTCCACTACCCGCGACTTACCGCTCTTGACGCTGACCCGGGTGAGCAGTTCTTCCAATTGGCGGCGCAGGTCAAAATCGTCTTCGAGCGCAGGCTCCGGCACATATTGCTGCAAATGGGACAGCAGGCGCAGCAGGTCGCGGGTGGAAATCGGCTGGGCCTGGGCGCTGGCCTCCAGGGTCGGGGCCACACTGCCACGCACTGTCAACAGCAGTTCTTGCAGGGCGGCAAAGACTTGTTGCTCGGCCTCGTCTGCCTGCGGGTCGGCAGCCGGGGCCACCTCCACCGGCGGGCTGGCCCTGCTGGCGCGCTCGCCGGGACGCCGTGAAGGCACGGCCTTGAGCTCGGGCAGCACGCCGGTGGCGACCAGCAACTGATTGGCCTCGCCGTACAGCAGGTCGGCATCGCTGAGTACATACTTTTCAAACAGTTTCAAAATGATCAGCTTGACCCGGATCTCCACCCCCAGGCTGCGCCCGGCCCGCAGGAAGTACTCGCAGAGCATCGCCGGGCCGAGAGGGTTTTCCCGATCATCCAGGCGCTTGCCCAACAACGCCCCCAGGCGGGCGGTCAGTTGCCCCAGGGCCAGGCCGTCACGGTGCATGACCTTGTCGAGCATGGCCTCCAGGGCTACGGCTTTTTCCAGGTCATCGGCGCACGCGCCGGGTGCCGCATCGTAGGAGACCGTCGGCAATAGCAGCTCGCCTTGCCCGGCCAGCCCCAGGTTGGCGAATGCGGCGAAGAGCTGCTCCATGAACACACGCTCGAAGTTCTTGCGCTTGAGGCGCAGGTCGCGCATGGCTTCAAAGAAAATATTGTGGTCGGCGTTGTTGCGGGCCTTGTCGGCCATTTCAAACAGGGTGTCATCGGCATTATCGAACAGTTCCTGCAACCCCCGGTCGAGTTGCTGGGTGGCCTTGTCACGCACCTGGAGCACGATCACAGGCAGGCGGGCCAGCGGCGACGGCATCGCTTGTGCGGCGATCTTGTTGATCGGCACCACCTTTGCGTCATTGTGCATGCTGGCCTCCTGGAACGACGGGATTCGGTTTTGTGAACGATTACCGCAACCGCCCATGGAATACCGGGGGTAGCGCGCGGTTATCGGTAGATCACCGAGACGTCAAAGCTATGACGCCAATTGCAAGGCGCGAGATTATCTTGCAAATAGCCCCTGTAGCGCCAGCAAACTCTGTAGGCGCTTTGTAATCAGGCAGGTTATGCCCGCATACCTTGGGTTCAGCGCTGTCATGCCCCTATAATCGAGGCACTTTGTATGTGGAGCCCGCTATGCCGAATCTACGCCTCGCCGACCTCACCGCCGAAATCGAAGCCAACGTGCGCCGCGCACTGCTGGAAGACATCGGCAGCGGCGATATCACCGCGCAATTGATCCCGGCCGAACGGCTGGCCAAGGCCACGATCATCACCCGTGATGCTGCTGTCATCAGTGGCACTGCCTGGGTCGATGCCGTGTTCCGCCAGTTAGACCCGCGGGTTGCCGTGCATTGGCAAGTGCGCGATGGTGAACGCGTCAGCCCCAATCAGGCGCTGTTCCACCTTGAAGGCCCTGCCCGCTCATTGCTGAGCGGTGAGCGCAGTGCGCTGAATTTCCTGCAACTGTTGTCTGGCGTGGCCACGCGTGCGCAGTACCTGGCGGACTTTGTCGCCACCACCCAGGTCATGCTACTGGACACCCGCAAGACCCTGCCCGGCCTGCGCCTGGCGCAGAAGTACGCGGTGACCTGCGGCGGTTGCCACAATCACCGCATCGGCCTGTATGACGCGTTCCTGATCAAGGAAAACCATATCGCCGCCTGCGGCGGCATTGCCCAGGCCATTACCGCCGCCCACAAGATCGCCCCGGGCAAGCCGGTGGAAGTCGAAGTGGAAAGCCTGGAAGAATTACGCGAAGCCCTGGCGGCAGGCGCCGATATCATCATGCTGGATGAGTTGAGCCTGGACGACATGCGCGAAGCCGTACGCTTGAACGGCGGCAAGGCCAAGCTGGAAGCCAGCGGCGGGATCAATGAAAGCACCTTGCTGCCCATTGCCGAAACCGGCGTGGACTACATCTCCATCGGGGCGATGACCAAGGATGTGAAGGCGGTGGATCTGTCGATGCGGCTCAGTCTCTGAAACCGTCATCGCCGCCAAGTCGACACCTACAGAAGCCGGCTTGGCGGCGATGACGCCCGAGAAACGTTTAAACCACCAGATCGTTCATCTCGCAGTACTCTTGCCACTCGACACCCAACACTTCGGCCGCCTCTTTATGCAGCGCCAGGCGCGCCGCTTCGAACTCCTCAGGCGTGGACGTGTACTTGAGAGTCAGCTCCCAAGGCTGGAAACCCTGGCTTTCGGCTTCGTCCTCGAATGCCCACTGGATCTGGTCACGCTGGTCATCAGCACTCAGGTCCTTGATCTCTTCCTTAAGCTGCGGCGACTCCTCGAGGTATTTCTTGAGGGCTTCTGCGTGCCGCACTTCCTGGCTCATTGCTGTCGTGGTCATGTCGTTCTCTTAGATCGAGGAATGGGGATGCATCTGGGTCATCAAGGTTGCGCAGATACAAAAGAACGGGCACGAATACCGGTTCGTCTGGCCTTCAGAACCATTCTGGGATCATCTGAAAACTGTGGTGCCTTTTTGCCCGAGACAGGAGTCGAACCTGCGACCTTCGCGTTACGAGTGCGCTGCTCTACCAACTGAGCTACACGGGCGGTGGGCTAAAGCTAGCACTGCATTGGGCGCCCGGCAACTTACCGGATGTGCGGCGCAATGACTCCCTGGACCCAGAAACGTGGCTGCAGATGGCTTTTGGCAACGTCGATATAGTGCTGGCTGCGCTCAGTGGCGCCTGGCAGGTCGCGGTACACGACAAATACCAGCAATACCACGGCGAGCACAGTCGACACCTGCCAGGCCCGACGCAATAGCGGCATCGGCTCGGCAACCGGCGTGCGCCACGGATGCAATGCCATCAGCCAGCCCACCACCAGCGCCAACCAGAGTTGTGAATAGGGCATCACAATCACCCCATCGACCATGGCCTGCACCGTCGCACCTATCAGCGCGGCGAACAGGCACAGGCGCAGCAGGTCTTGCTGTGCGCCTGTCGTCCCCTGCCGATGGATGACCATCAACGTGGCCCAGCCGCCACGCAGTGCCAGCAGCGACACGCACACGGCCGAGGGCACGCCCCACTCACTGGCCCACTGCAGGATTGCCTGGTGCGGGTGGGCGGCAATCGGGTTAGGGATATCGGCAAAGTGCATCGGCCCGAAGCCCAGCCATGGCCGCTCGCGGATCATGTCCCAGGCCTGCCACCAGATCACTTCACGACCCGAAAGGCTGGTGGTGAGCCGCTCATTGGAAAGACTGGCAATTTCCAGCCCCAGGTAGCGGGCCAGGACCGTGAACAACAATCCGTACAAAATCAGCCCGCCACACAGCGCAGCCACCTGCCAGATCAACCAGCGGCGCCCCCCAGCCCCCAGGAAAGCCAGGACGATGGCGGCAACGCCAACGCCCAGCCAGGTGCCACGGGTGCCGCCACTGATTGCAATCAACCACCAGGCACACAACAGGGCGAACACTCCCCCACGCACCCACCGCGAGGTACTCGCGAGCAGCAGCGGCAACGCCAGCAAAGGCAGGGTAAAGGTCTGGAACTGGCCGTAGAAGCGCTTGTTGGAGAACCCGCCAAGCAGCAGATCGGTGTCCAGGGTCGGTTCGCCGCTGGTAAACGCCAGCACGCCAGCGTACCCATATTGCAGGGCCTTGATCAGGCACAGCAGCAATACAAACAGGATCAGCGCCCGATCCAGCGTTTGATCGCCATCGCGCCGCAGCCGGGCAAAAGCAGCGGCAATCGCCCCGCAGGTGATCATCAATGCCCACTCTGTCATCGCCCAGAGTGGCTGGTGGGCCTTCAACGAAGATATCAGGCCCAGACCAAAAACCAGCGCCAGGCCGATAGCGGTGGGCTTGTCGACCAGCCGCCCACCTGGAGTCACCAGGCCATAGAGCAACGCACACCCACCCACACCGACCTGCATCACACGCTGCCAGTCATGGCCACTGAAGGACAGGGTGATGCCCAGCAG from Pseudomonas fluorescens encodes the following:
- a CDS encoding DUF6388 family protein codes for the protein MTTTAMSQEVRHAEALKKYLEESPQLKEEIKDLSADDQRDQIQWAFEDEAESQGFQPWELTLKYTSTPEEFEAARLALHKEAAEVLGVEWQEYCEMNDLVV
- a CDS encoding DUF1631 domain-containing protein; the encoded protein is MHNDAKVVPINKIAAQAMPSPLARLPVIVLQVRDKATQQLDRGLQELFDNADDTLFEMADKARNNADHNIFFEAMRDLRLKRKNFERVFMEQLFAAFANLGLAGQGELLLPTVSYDAAPGACADDLEKAVALEAMLDKVMHRDGLALGQLTARLGALLGKRLDDRENPLGPAMLCEYFLRAGRSLGVEIRVKLIILKLFEKYVLSDADLLYGEANQLLVATGVLPELKAVPSRRPGERASRASPPVEVAPAADPQADEAEQQVFAALQELLLTVRGSVAPTLEASAQAQPISTRDLLRLLSHLQQYVPEPALEDDFDLRRQLEELLTRVSVKSGKSRVVEDADEDVINLIAMLFEFILDDRTLPDSLKALIARLQIPMLKVAVLDKSFFSRASHPARRLLNEIGTAAMGWGKRDDYQRDSLYLRIEQVVQRLLSDFVDDPAIFSVLLQEFTAYTQDERRRSELLEQRTRDAEEGRARTEQARKRVADAVNQRLLGKVLPHFVVQFLQQAWSQVLLLECLKHGQHSPQWQARLRAMDDLIWSVGLSDDTEAGRRLLEQLPVLLKALREGLSEAAFDSFVTREFFIQLQALHTQAFQGDTLASMALVEVREEPGAVAPAQTVSLAEDDPDLLKVRQLRIGTWVEFREDEENTLRCKLTAIIAPANSYIFVNRTGLKVLEKTCTELALEFKRGGVRTLDDALLFDRALASVIGSLRQLNRAK
- the nadC gene encoding carboxylating nicotinate-nucleotide diphosphorylase: MPNLRLADLTAEIEANVRRALLEDIGSGDITAQLIPAERLAKATIITRDAAVISGTAWVDAVFRQLDPRVAVHWQVRDGERVSPNQALFHLEGPARSLLSGERSALNFLQLLSGVATRAQYLADFVATTQVMLLDTRKTLPGLRLAQKYAVTCGGCHNHRIGLYDAFLIKENHIAACGGIAQAITAAHKIAPGKPVEVEVESLEELREALAAGADIIMLDELSLDDMREAVRLNGGKAKLEASGGINESTLLPIAETGVDYISIGAMTKDVKAVDLSMRLSL
- a CDS encoding O-antigen ligase family protein — encoded protein: MTLSVQQRGRVFLVLALSLLLLGITLSFSGHDWQRVMQVGVGGCALLYGLVTPGGRLVDKPTAIGLALVFGLGLISSLKAHQPLWAMTEWALMITCGAIAAAFARLRRDGDQTLDRALILFVLLLCLIKALQYGYAGVLAFTSGEPTLDTDLLLGGFSNKRFYGQFQTFTLPLLALPLLLASTSRWVRGGVFALLCAWWLIAISGGTRGTWLGVGVAAIVLAFLGAGGRRWLIWQVAALCGGLILYGLLFTVLARYLGLEIASLSNERLTTSLSGREVIWWQAWDMIRERPWLGFGPMHFADIPNPIAAHPHQAILQWASEWGVPSAVCVSLLALRGGWATLMVIHRQGTTGAQQDLLRLCLFAALIGATVQAMVDGVIVMPYSQLWLALVVGWLMALHPWRTPVAEPMPLLRRAWQVSTVLAVVLLVFVVYRDLPGATERSQHYIDVAKSHLQPRFWVQGVIAPHIR